The proteins below are encoded in one region of Fibrella aestuarina BUZ 2:
- a CDS encoding 3-keto-disaccharide hydrolase, producing the protein MNAAHVQKPFFRVGSGHWLWVAFCLALWFSSAAVGQPGANTQSLFNGKTLDGWKTVDPTHARLWTVKDSVLIGGDGRTKIADNTYLQTTRAFGNFEFRCLFRLSGDPKTGLINSGIQYRSVLEGDKIVGYQADMGAGFWGDIYDEHRRGKLVGGDLSVLKRLLNETGWNSYLIRCRGNHHELYINGVKTADYIEQDRTIPAKGVIAVQVHSGGAAKVEFRDLTLTEL; encoded by the coding sequence ATGAACGCTGCGCATGTCCAGAAGCCCTTTTTTCGTGTCGGCTCAGGCCACTGGCTGTGGGTCGCGTTCTGCCTGGCGCTTTGGTTCAGCTCGGCCGCGGTAGGGCAACCGGGCGCCAACACCCAATCCTTATTTAACGGCAAAACGCTGGACGGCTGGAAAACCGTCGACCCAACGCACGCCCGGCTCTGGACGGTGAAAGACAGCGTGCTCATCGGCGGCGACGGGCGCACAAAAATCGCCGACAACACGTACCTGCAAACGACCCGAGCCTTCGGCAACTTCGAGTTTCGCTGCCTCTTCCGGCTCTCGGGCGACCCCAAAACCGGCCTGATCAACAGCGGCATTCAGTACCGATCGGTACTGGAAGGCGACAAGATCGTTGGTTATCAGGCCGACATGGGCGCCGGTTTCTGGGGCGATATCTACGACGAACACCGCCGGGGCAAACTCGTGGGCGGCGATCTGAGCGTGCTGAAACGACTCCTGAACGAAACCGGCTGGAACAGCTACCTCATCCGCTGCCGGGGCAATCACCACGAACTGTACATCAACGGGGTGAAAACCGCCGACTACATCGAACAGGACCGCACCATCCCGGCAAAGGGTGTCATTGCGGTGCAGGTGCATAGTGGCGGGGCGGCAAAGGTCGAATTCAGAGACCTTACCCTGACCGAACTCTGA
- a CDS encoding PVC-type heme-binding CxxCH protein: MTRFQLLLSSLGVLFLLPAATSQAQTSEKIDRDYALEATMLGYFAKDGARNPTLKANKGDRVRITITNGELMTHDISLEKLGIKSKTIQEKGTTTSLVFTADKSDTYYCSVPGHRAAGMVGSFEVVEGAINQTTTAGQLPQKNGKPLNLNLETGTLADWTATGDAFANPIVSQDDPSPVHEKEMHIGFAGKHFLSSGGTTNAKLTGTLTSVPFPVTQPFAAFMVSGGALQDTRVELVQASTNKVIFHSTGQGRATLQPVVVDLQPYQGQEVFIRIIDNETGISQIPYIPNDKWAHINFDDFQFYATRPSFPNELKQKDIIILPPLDPVLNAGLSGPKAAQAMTPPPGFKITLGAAEPDLVKPICFTIDTRGRLWVVESHTYPVPAPEGQGRDKILIFEDTNGDGTLDSKKVFIEGLNLVSGMEIGMGGVWLGAAPYLRFIPTDFNADKPTGPPQKVLDGWGLEDTHETLNSLRWGPDGWLYGTHGVFTHSNVGKPGAPDSERTKLNAGVWRYHPTTQKFELFAEGTSNPWGLDFNDFGHAFITACVIPHMYNMIQGGRYQRQAGKHFNPYTYDDIKTHADHVHWVGERGPHAGNFRSASAGGGHAHAGAMIYLGNSWPQEYRNDIFMNNINGAKLNRDHPAPQGSGYVVTHQPDFMAMNDAWSQWLNMKYDPSGSVWAIDWYDKNQCHSPNPDVHDKTMGRIFRISHDNDKWVQVDLRKASDLELVQYQLHPNDWYVRQARLLLQERGGSKKIHKALKVILNTNPDATRKLRALWALHATNGLTDDELAALLANESEHVRSWAIQLLAEDKIISPETMKKLATMAQKDPSPVVRLYLTSAMLRLDPAQRWDVLDALVQHTEDKDDHNLPLMIWYASEPLAAIDAKRALELAQKSKMPKQLPYTIQRVAALGTDESKKLLKDLNDRVGKLEHSPQNHDVQRLLSQVLGQ, translated from the coding sequence ATGACCAGGTTCCAACTGCTGCTGTCATCGCTGGGGGTACTCTTCCTGCTACCCGCCGCCACTAGCCAGGCCCAGACGTCCGAAAAGATCGATCGGGACTACGCGCTGGAAGCGACCATGCTGGGCTACTTCGCCAAAGACGGAGCCCGCAACCCAACCCTGAAGGCCAACAAAGGCGATCGGGTGCGGATCACGATCACCAACGGCGAGCTGATGACGCACGATATCTCGCTCGAAAAGCTGGGAATCAAAAGCAAAACCATTCAGGAGAAGGGCACCACCACCAGCCTCGTCTTCACCGCCGACAAGAGCGACACCTACTATTGCTCGGTGCCGGGCCACCGGGCGGCGGGTATGGTTGGCAGCTTCGAGGTAGTCGAGGGTGCTATCAACCAGACAACCACAGCCGGTCAGTTGCCCCAAAAGAACGGCAAGCCCCTGAACCTGAATCTGGAAACAGGTACGTTGGCCGACTGGACCGCCACCGGCGACGCCTTTGCCAACCCCATCGTAAGCCAGGACGACCCCTCGCCGGTACACGAGAAAGAGATGCACATTGGTTTTGCGGGCAAGCATTTTCTGAGCAGTGGCGGCACCACCAACGCCAAACTGACGGGTACGTTGACCTCGGTGCCGTTTCCCGTCACACAGCCATTCGCGGCGTTCATGGTGTCGGGCGGGGCGTTGCAGGATACGCGCGTCGAACTGGTGCAGGCGAGTACCAACAAGGTTATTTTCCACAGCACGGGGCAGGGCCGCGCCACGCTGCAACCCGTAGTTGTCGATCTACAACCCTATCAGGGTCAAGAGGTATTTATTCGCATCATCGACAACGAGACGGGCATTTCGCAGATTCCGTACATCCCCAACGACAAGTGGGCGCACATCAACTTCGATGATTTTCAGTTCTACGCCACCCGGCCCAGCTTCCCCAACGAGCTGAAGCAGAAGGATATTATCATTCTGCCACCCCTCGATCCGGTGCTGAACGCGGGACTGTCGGGGCCCAAAGCGGCGCAGGCCATGACGCCGCCGCCCGGCTTCAAGATCACGCTTGGTGCCGCCGAACCTGATCTGGTCAAACCCATCTGCTTCACCATCGACACCCGCGGCCGGCTTTGGGTGGTCGAATCGCATACGTACCCGGTCCCCGCCCCCGAAGGACAGGGTCGCGACAAAATCCTGATTTTTGAAGACACCAACGGCGACGGCACCCTCGACAGCAAAAAGGTCTTCATCGAGGGGTTAAACCTCGTCAGCGGCATGGAGATCGGCATGGGCGGCGTATGGCTCGGGGCCGCCCCGTACCTGCGGTTTATTCCGACGGATTTCAACGCTGATAAACCGACCGGCCCGCCCCAGAAAGTGCTCGACGGCTGGGGCTTGGAAGACACCCACGAAACGCTGAACAGCCTGCGCTGGGGTCCCGATGGCTGGCTCTACGGCACGCACGGCGTCTTTACGCACTCGAACGTGGGCAAACCCGGCGCGCCCGATTCGGAACGGACGAAGCTCAACGCGGGCGTGTGGCGCTACCACCCGACTACGCAGAAATTTGAGCTGTTCGCCGAAGGAACGAGCAATCCCTGGGGCCTCGATTTCAACGATTTTGGCCATGCGTTCATCACAGCCTGCGTGATTCCGCACATGTACAACATGATTCAGGGCGGGCGCTACCAGCGGCAGGCGGGCAAACATTTTAACCCCTACACGTACGACGACATCAAAACCCACGCTGACCACGTACACTGGGTGGGCGAACGCGGTCCCCACGCGGGTAACTTCCGGTCGGCGTCGGCGGGAGGCGGGCACGCGCATGCCGGGGCGATGATCTACCTCGGTAACAGCTGGCCGCAGGAATACCGCAACGACATTTTCATGAACAACATCAACGGGGCCAAGCTCAACCGCGACCATCCGGCACCGCAGGGCTCCGGGTACGTGGTCACGCACCAGCCCGATTTCATGGCGATGAACGACGCGTGGTCGCAGTGGCTCAACATGAAATACGATCCCAGCGGCTCGGTCTGGGCGATCGACTGGTACGACAAAAATCAGTGCCACAGCCCCAACCCCGACGTGCACGACAAAACGATGGGCCGGATTTTCCGGATCAGCCACGACAATGACAAATGGGTACAGGTCGACCTGCGGAAGGCGTCGGATCTGGAACTGGTGCAGTATCAGCTTCATCCTAACGACTGGTACGTGCGGCAGGCGCGGCTATTGTTGCAGGAACGGGGCGGCAGCAAAAAGATACACAAGGCGCTGAAGGTCATTCTGAACACCAACCCCGACGCCACCCGCAAACTCCGGGCCCTCTGGGCGCTACACGCCACCAACGGCCTCACCGACGACGAACTGGCCGCCCTGCTCGCCAACGAGAGTGAGCACGTCAGAAGCTGGGCCATCCAACTGCTGGCCGAAGACAAAATCATTTCGCCCGAAACGATGAAAAAACTGGCGACGATGGCCCAGAAGGATCCGTCGCCGGTGGTGCGGCTGTACCTGACATCGGCCATGCTCCGGCTCGATCCGGCCCAGCGCTGGGATGTGCTCGACGCCCTGGTGCAACATACCGAAGACAAAGACGACCATAATCTGCCGCTGATGATCTGGTACGCGTCGGAACCGCTGGCCGCCATCGATGCCAAACGGGCGCTGGAACTGGCGCAGAAATCGAAGATGCCGAAGCAGTTGCCCTACACCATTCAGCGCGTGGCGGCCCTCGGGACCGATGAATCGAAAAAATTGCTCAAAGACCTCAACGACCGCGTTGGCAAACTAGAACATTCGCCCCAAAACCACGACGTACAACGGCTGCTGAGTCAGGTGCTAGGGCAGTGA
- a CDS encoding phytase yields the protein MKRWFFLPLGLLATLSLQRCRTEAQHTVEQADAAVKPVVVTDSVAHDSDDPAVWINPADPAQSLIIGTDKEHDGGLYVFGLDGKLQPDKVVRGLKRPDNVDVEYGLMLKGKPTDIAVATERLTHKLRIYALPAMTPIDNGGLDMFVGETGDQFRDLMGIALYRDPKGVIYAIVGRKSGPTNGTYLWQYRLYDDGTGHVGATLVRKFGQYSGLKEIESIAVDDALGYVYFSDEGKGVRQYYADPQKGNAELALFATTGFTQDHEGISLYATTDSTGYILVSDQQANRFHVFRREGTATEPFKHELVKTVLVSTHESDGSETVSVPLNQQFRHGLFVAMSDDRTFQLYRWEDLMGRQPRALSTR from the coding sequence ATGAAACGTTGGTTTTTCCTGCCCCTTGGCCTACTGGCTACCCTGTCGCTGCAACGCTGCCGAACCGAAGCCCAGCATACCGTTGAGCAGGCCGACGCGGCCGTTAAGCCGGTGGTTGTGACTGATTCTGTAGCGCACGACTCCGATGATCCGGCCGTGTGGATCAACCCCGCCGACCCGGCACAAAGCCTGATTATCGGCACCGATAAAGAGCATGATGGCGGCCTGTATGTGTTTGGCCTCGATGGCAAACTTCAGCCCGATAAGGTGGTTCGCGGCCTGAAACGCCCCGACAACGTGGATGTCGAATACGGGCTGATGCTGAAGGGCAAACCGACCGACATCGCCGTGGCGACCGAGCGGCTCACGCATAAACTGCGCATTTACGCGCTGCCCGCCATGACACCCATCGATAACGGAGGCTTGGACATGTTTGTGGGCGAAACCGGCGATCAGTTTCGCGACCTGATGGGCATTGCGCTGTATCGCGATCCAAAGGGCGTTATTTACGCGATCGTCGGGCGGAAGTCGGGCCCAACAAATGGCACGTACCTGTGGCAGTATCGACTCTACGATGACGGCACCGGCCACGTGGGGGCCACCTTAGTCCGAAAATTTGGGCAATACAGCGGCCTGAAAGAAATCGAGTCGATTGCCGTCGATGACGCGCTTGGGTACGTTTATTTTTCCGACGAAGGCAAAGGCGTGCGCCAGTACTACGCCGACCCGCAGAAAGGCAATGCCGAACTCGCCTTGTTTGCGACTACCGGCTTCACCCAGGATCACGAAGGGATTTCGCTGTACGCCACCACCGACAGCACGGGCTACATTCTGGTGTCCGATCAGCAGGCCAACCGCTTTCACGTATTCCGCCGCGAAGGCACAGCCACCGAGCCGTTCAAACATGAGTTGGTGAAGACGGTGCTGGTGAGCACCCACGAGAGTGACGGCTCCGAAACGGTTTCTGTGCCACTCAATCAGCAATTCCGGCATGGTCTGTTTGTAGCCATGAGCGACGACCGGACCTTTCAGCTGTATCGGTGGGAAGATCTGATGGGTCGCCAACCCCGCGCCCTGTCGACCCGCTGA